A genomic region of Trifolium pratense cultivar HEN17-A07 linkage group LG3, ARS_RC_1.1, whole genome shotgun sequence contains the following coding sequences:
- the LOC123918658 gene encoding AP2-like ethylene-responsive transcription factor PLT2: MNNNWLSFPLSPSHPSLPSNDLQATQYHHFPLGLVNEHIENPFQNHDWNLMNTHSSNEVPKVADFLGVHKSENHSDLVAQNEIQSNDSDSYLFTNNNNTFMAMQNQVVTTCTNEYQEKVSNSNLQSLTLSMGSGKDSTCETSGDTSANTLEVAAPKRTSETFGQRTSIYRGVTKHRWTGRYEAHLWDNSCRREGQSRKGRQVYLGGYDKEEKAAKSYDLAALKYWGTSTTTNFPVSNYEKEIDEMKHMTRQEFVASIRRNSSGFSRGASKYRGVTRHHQHGRWQARIGRVAGNKDLYLGTFSTEEEAAEAYDIAAIKFRGLNAVTNFDMTRYDVKAILESNTLPIGGGAAKRLKEAQALETSRKREEMLALNSSSFQYGTTSSSSNNRLQPYPLMHYHHQFEQQQQLPQPLLTLQNNHENISHDQFSQQQQHHQGGGYFQTQLELQQQNNQTSQYYNGYFQNHPGLFQLNNMGSSSSSSSVMGNNVGGGGSSGIYSNSGGLIGNNGVDEEFVPVKVDYDMAAVDGGGFGGWSAAGENMQTSAATADLFTMWNDYEPREN, encoded by the exons ATGAACAACAATTGGCTTTCTTTCCCTCTTTCTCCTTCTCATCCTTCCTTACCTTCTAATGATCTTCAAGCAACTCAATATCATCACTTTCCTCTTGGTTTAGTCAATGAACACATCGAAAACCCTTTCCAAAATCATG ATTGGAATCTGATGAACACACATAGCAGCAACGAAGTACCAAAGGTTGCAGATTTTCTAGGTGTGCACAAGTCTGAAAATCACTCAGATCTTGTTGCACAAAACGAAATTCAATCAAATGATTCAGATAGTTATTTGTTTACAAATAACAACAATACTTTCATGGCAATGCAAAACCAAGTGGTAACAACATGCACCAATGAGTATCAAGAAAAGGTTAGTAATAGTAATTTGCAATCATTGACATTATCAATGGGAAGTGGTAAAGATTCAACATGTGAAACTAGTGGTGATACTAGTGCAAACACTCTTGAAGTAGCTGCACCTAAAAGAACTTCAGAAACCTTTGGACAAAGAACTTCAATATATCGTGGTGTAACAAA acataGATGGACCGGAAGATATGAAGCTCACCTTTGGGATAACAGTTGTAGAAGGGAAGGACAGTCAAGAAAAGGCCGCCAAG TCTATTTAG GTGGATATGATAAAGAAGAGAAAGCTGCTAAGTCCTATGATTTAGCTGCACTTAAGTATTGGGGTACATCCACCACTACTAACTTTCCA GTTAGCAACTATGAGAAGGAAATAGATGAAATGAAGCACATGACAAGACAAGAATTTGTAGCCTCTATTAGAAG GAATAGCAGTGGTTTCTCTAGGGGTGCATCTAAGTACCGTGGAGTTACAAG GCATCACCAACATGGAAGATGGCAAGCAAGGATTGGCAGGGTTGCCGGAAACAAAGATCTTTACTTGGGAACTTTCA GCACCGAAGAAGAGGCTGCAGAAGCATACGACATAGCAGCAATTAAATTCAGAGGACTCAACGCCGTCACAAACTTTGACATGACTCGTTACGATGTGAAAGCCATTCTTGAAAGCAACACACTCCCAATTGGAGGAGGTGCTGCAAAAAGACTAAAAGAAGCACAGGCTCTAGAAACTTCAAGAAAACGCGAAGAAATGCTCGCACTCAACTCATCGTCTTTCCAATACGGAACAACATCAAGCTCAAGCAATAACAGGCTTCAACCTTACCCTCTCATGCATTATCATCATCAatttgaacaacaacaacaattaccTCAACCATTGTTAACTTTacaaaacaaccatgaaaacaTATCTCATGATCAATTctctcaacaacaacaacatcatcaaggTGGTGGTTATTTTCAAACACAGCTTGAGTTACAGCAACAGAACAACCAAACATCTCAGTATTACAATGGTTATTTTCAGAATCATCCTGGTTTGTTTCAGTTGAATAATATGggatcatcttcttcttcatcttctgtgATGGGAAATAATGTTGGTGGTGGAGGGTCTAGTGGGATTTATAGTAATAGTGGAGGGTTAATTGGTAATAATGGTGTTGATGAGGAATTTGTGCCGGTTAAGGTTGATTATGACATGGCAGCTGTTGATGGAGGTGGTTTTGGCGGCTGGTCGGCGGCAGGAGAGAACATGCAGACGTCAGCTGCTACAGCTGATTTGTTTACAATGTGGAATGACTATGAGCCAAGAGAAAATTAA